The Lutra lutra chromosome 10, mLutLut1.2, whole genome shotgun sequence genome contains a region encoding:
- the BIRC2 gene encoding LOW QUALITY PROTEIN: baculoviral IAP repeat-containing protein 2 (The sequence of the model RefSeq protein was modified relative to this genomic sequence to represent the inferred CDS: deleted 3 bases in 2 codons): protein MHKTTSQRLLPGSSCQRIKSTMEDSTILPNETIGNKQKIKYDFSCELYRMSTYSTFPSGVPVSERSLARAGFYYTGVNDKVKCFCCGLMLDNWKPGDNPVEKHKQLYPSCSFIHSLVTLTAGIHLKATSPMRNCSPHSLSPTSEHGGSLSGSHANLARSPANPRAVEDFSPLRTNPYSYAMSTEEARFLTYHMWPLTFLSPSDLARAGFYYIGPGDKVACFACGGTLSNWEPKDDAMSEHRRHFPNCPFLENSLETLRFSISNLSMQTHAARLRTFVYWPPGVPVRPSKLASAGFYYVGRNDDVKCFCCDGGLRCWESGDDPWVEHAKWFPRCEFLIRMKGQDFVDEIQARYPHLLEQLLSTSDTPGDENPDPPIVHFGPGESCSEDAVMMNTPVVTAALEMGFSRSLVRQTVQSKILSTGENYRTVNEIVVALLNAEDESREEEKDQPTEEMASDDLSLIRRNRMALFQQLTCVLPILDNLLKANVINKQEHDIIKQKTQIPLQARELIDTVLVKGNAAANIFKSCLKEIDSTLYKNLFVDKNMKYIPTEDVSGLSLEEQLRRLQEERTCKVCMDKEVSIVFIPCGHLVVCQECAPSLRKCPICRGIIKGTVRTFLS, encoded by the exons ATGCACAAAACTACTTCCCAAAGACTTCTCCCAGGTTCTTCATGTCAGAGAATTAAGAGTACCATGGAAGATAGCACGATCTTACCAAATGAGACAATTggcaacaaacagaaaataaaatacgaCTTTTCATGTGAACTCTATAGAATGTCTACATACTCAACGTTCCCCAGTGGCGTTCCCGTCTCAGAGAGGAGTCTGGCCCGGGCTGGTTTTTACTACACTGGTGTGAATGACAAGGTCAAATGCTTCTGTTGTGGCCTGATGCTGGACAACTGGAAACCTGGAGACAATCCTGTTGAAAAGCACAAACAGCTCTATCCTAGCTGCAGTTTTATTCACAGTCTGGTCACTCTCACT GCCGGGATTCACCTTAAGGCGACTTCTCCAATGAGAAACTGTTCTCCACATTCATTATCTCCCACTTCGGAACATGGGGGCTCCTTGAGTGGTTCTCATGCCAACCTTGCACGGAGCCCTGCTAATCCTAGAGCAGTGGAAGACTTCTCCCCATTGAGGACTAACCCCTACAGTTATGCAATGAGTACCGAAGAGGCCAGATTTCTTACTTACCATATGTGGCCGTTAACCTTTCTGTCCCCATCAGACCTGGCAAGAGCTGGCTTTTACTATATAGGACCTGGAGACAAAGTCGCCTGCTTTGCCTGTGGTGGGACCCTGAGTAACTGGGAACCAAAGGATGATGCGATGTCAGAACACCGCAGACATTTCCCCAACTGCCCGTTTTTGGAAAACTCTCTGGAGACGCTGCGGTTTAGCATTTCAAATCTGAGCATGCAGACACACGCGGCTCGACTGAGAACGTTCGTGTACTGGCCGCCCGGCGTACCGGTCCGG CCGAGCAAGCTGGCAAGTGCTGGGTTCTATTACGTGG GTCGCAATGATGATGTCAAATGCTTTTGTTGTGATGGCGGCTTAAGGTGTTGGGAGTCTGGAGACGACCCGTGGGTGGAGCACGCCAAGTGGTTTCCAAG ATGTGAGTTCTTGATACGCATGAAAGGGCAGGACTTTGTTGATGAGATTCAAGCTCGATACCCTCACCTTCTTGAGCAG CTTTTGTCAACATCAGATACTCCTGGAGATGAAAATCCTGATCCACCAA TTGTCCATTTTGGACCTGGAGAAAGTTGTTCAGAAGACGCAGTCATGATGAACACGCCCGTGGTGACGGCCGCCTTGGAGATGGGCTTCAGCAGGAGCCTGGTGAGGCAGACCGTGCAGAGTAAGATCCTGAGCACTGGGGAGAATTACAGAACCGTGAACGAGATTGTGGTAGCGCTGCTTAATGCGGAAGATGAGTCCCGAGAAGAAGAGAAGGACCAGCCAACTGAAGAAATGGCGTCAG atgatTTGTCATTAATTCGGAGGAACAGAATGGCTCTCTTTCAGCAGTTGACTTGTGTGCTTCCTATCCTGGATAATCTTTTAAAGGCCAATGTAATTAATAAACAGGAACATGATATcattaaacaaaaaacacagataCCTTTGCAAGCAAGAGAACTGATTGATACCGTTTTAGTTAAGGGAAATGCTGCGGCCAACATCTTCAAAAGTTGCTTAAAAGAAATCGACTCCACGTTATACAAGAACTTATTTG TGGACAAGAACATGAAGTATATTCCAACAGAAGACGTTTCag GTCTGTCGCTGGAGGAGCAGCTGCGGCGGCTGCAGGAGGAGAGGACGTGCAAAGTGTGCATGGACAAGGAGGTGTCCATCGTGTTCATTCCCTGCGGCCACCTGGTCGTGTGCCAGGAGTGCGCCCCGTCTCTGAGAAAGTGCCCCATCTGCAGGGGCATAATTAAGGGCACCGTGCGTACCTTCCTCTCGTAG